In one Parageobacillus genomosp. 1 genomic region, the following are encoded:
- a CDS encoding DUF892 family protein, protein MKAMGTHETLELHELLAFKNVCLAKNTAMQGMVSDPQLKSLIQQDIQKTQQQIRDLQNLLS, encoded by the coding sequence ATGAAAGCAATGGGAACTCATGAAACGTTAGAGCTTCATGAGCTGCTTGCATTCAAAAACGTCTGCCTTGCCAAAAATACTGCCATGCAAGGAATGGTATCGGATCCACAGCTCAAATCGCTAATCCAACAAGATATTCAAAAAACACAACAACAAATCCGCGACTTACAAAACCTTTTATCTTAA
- a CDS encoding YitT family protein, which produces MLKKIMTTIIGSIFLAIGINVFLVPHHLLDGGIIGIGLIVKYVWRVKVGLAIILLSIPLYIIAWFYYRPFFYNSLHGLLLSSLMIDMFSVLRGVIMLDPIPSSIIGGVLVGLGIGIMLREETSTGGTDLLAQFIARMTNWNVGIIIFLIDALIITIGSFIIDSTSFFYSLIVVTVVGAVTTVLTQTKGWRNYVM; this is translated from the coding sequence ATGTTAAAAAAAATAATGACCACTATTATTGGCAGTATTTTTTTGGCTATCGGCATCAATGTATTTTTAGTTCCCCATCATTTACTCGATGGGGGCATTATTGGAATCGGCTTAATCGTGAAATACGTTTGGCGTGTAAAAGTGGGACTGGCCATCATTTTATTAAGCATTCCCCTTTATATTATAGCTTGGTTTTACTATCGCCCGTTTTTTTATAACAGCCTGCACGGTTTATTGCTTTCTTCCTTGATGATTGATATGTTTTCTGTGCTCCGCGGCGTTATTATGCTCGATCCGATTCCTAGCTCTATCATTGGCGGTGTTTTGGTCGGTTTAGGAATTGGTATAATGTTGCGGGAAGAGACGAGCACGGGAGGAACGGATTTATTAGCGCAGTTTATTGCGAGAATGACCAATTGGAATGTGGGAATTATTATTTTTCTGATCGATGCGCTGATTATTACGATTGGCAGCTTTATCATTGATTCGACTTCCTTTTTTTATTCGCTCATTGTCGTCACCGTAGTAGGGGCGGTGACCACGGTGCTCACACAGACGAAGGGATGGAGAAATTACGTGATGTAA
- a CDS encoding S8 family peptidase encodes MNKQTLFAIAAGVVILFIMIAAIVSTYRPTVHHEETNQLKPKPAPYEATTPRSHPTVVTLDSLAMGEKIKNQLNRHPKIIKIDHNGRDKSHYFNHEITVRFRKLPTAQEIQRIERAIDGKLINQFDHFFIFRSNSKTYHELHRYFESIPTVSYSEPNYIYLQNEIPNDLLYSRYQWNLPAINTEAGWTLSRGKKGVTIAVIDSGVDLDHPDLVHRLQKGYNVFTENNVPEDENGHGTHVAGIIASQPNNHEGVAGITWFNPIMPIKALNADGYGTSFDVAKGIRWAVDHGAKVINLSLGNYQPSAVLEEAIRYAYDRDVVLVAALGNDSTSQPSFPAAYPEVISVGAVNQDLSFAPYSNYGNYLDVVAPGTNIASTFTQHRYAALSGTSMAAPHVTALAGLIRSLNPRLSNDEVKQIIIDTATDLGDSGKDPYYGYGLINVYRALELARRSS; translated from the coding sequence ATGAATAAACAGACTCTTTTCGCCATCGCCGCTGGAGTTGTCATTCTTTTTATTATGATTGCAGCAATCGTGTCGACATATCGTCCGACAGTCCATCATGAAGAAACGAATCAGCTAAAACCGAAACCGGCCCCTTATGAGGCAACCACTCCTCGTTCCCATCCGACTGTCGTAACATTGGACAGTTTAGCAATGGGGGAAAAAATCAAAAATCAGTTAAATCGTCATCCGAAAATTATAAAAATCGATCATAACGGCCGTGACAAAAGCCATTATTTTAACCATGAAATTACGGTTCGGTTTCGAAAACTTCCTACAGCACAAGAGATCCAACGAATAGAACGGGCAATCGACGGAAAATTGATCAACCAGTTTGATCACTTTTTTATCTTTCGCTCTAACAGCAAAACATACCATGAATTACATCGTTATTTTGAATCAATCCCAACTGTTTCCTATAGCGAACCAAACTATATTTATTTGCAAAACGAAATTCCAAATGATTTATTATATTCACGTTATCAATGGAATTTGCCGGCAATTAACACCGAAGCAGGCTGGACGCTGTCGCGTGGAAAAAAAGGCGTTACCATTGCCGTTATCGACAGCGGGGTAGATTTGGATCATCCAGATCTTGTCCATCGCCTGCAAAAGGGTTATAACGTTTTTACCGAGAATAACGTTCCGGAAGATGAAAACGGCCACGGCACACACGTGGCAGGCATTATTGCGTCGCAGCCAAACAACCATGAAGGCGTTGCCGGCATCACGTGGTTCAATCCAATTATGCCTATTAAAGCATTAAACGCAGATGGATATGGCACTAGTTTTGACGTAGCAAAAGGAATCCGTTGGGCAGTCGATCATGGGGCAAAAGTGATCAATTTAAGCCTCGGCAACTATCAGCCTTCTGCCGTATTGGAAGAAGCGATTCGTTACGCCTATGATCGCGATGTCGTACTTGTTGCCGCTTTAGGAAACGACAGCACTTCTCAGCCAAGCTTTCCCGCTGCCTATCCGGAAGTGATCAGCGTCGGCGCGGTAAATCAGGATCTTTCCTTTGCCCCGTATTCCAATTATGGTAATTATTTGGATGTAGTCGCACCAGGAACTAATATTGCCAGCACATTTACGCAACATCGATACGCGGCGCTGTCTGGAACATCGATGGCCGCTCCCCACGTCACGGCATTAGCCGGTCTCATCCGTTCTTTAAATCCGCGCTTGTCGAACGATGAGGTGAAGCAAATTATTATCGACACCGCTACCGATCTTGGTGACAGCGGCAAAGATCCGTATTACGGATATGGCTTGATTAACGTTTATCGCGCGCTGGAATTAGCTAGACGCTCGAGCTAG
- a CDS encoding spore coat protein, producing MQSPTTQTNVFNDQVIATDFLIGAKNAIKSYAMAIAEAATPEVRNTLKQHLNDAIVLHEQISQYMINKGYYHPENVQEQLRVDMQAAQQALQTSNVR from the coding sequence ATGCAAAGCCCAACGACACAAACAAACGTTTTTAACGATCAAGTGATTGCGACAGACTTTTTAATCGGCGCAAAAAATGCCATTAAAAGTTATGCTATGGCGATTGCCGAAGCGGCAACACCGGAAGTTCGCAACACGCTGAAACAGCACTTAAACGACGCCATTGTGCTTCATGAACAAATCAGCCAATATATGATTAACAAAGGATATTATCATCCAGAAAACGTGCAAGAACAGCTTCGTGTAGATATGCAGGCAGCACAGCAAGCGCTACAAACAAGTAACGTACGATAA
- a CDS encoding peptide MFS transporter: MSALPETQTVQNQRTKMKHPPGLYLLFFTELWERFSYYGMRAILVLYLTAELVSGGLGIKPSVAMTVYGIFTGAVYFTPLFGGYLSDRFLGRRLAITIGGITMALGNIVLFAVNNQTGLYIGLILLIIGNGFFKPNISTLVGELYAPNDKRKDAAFTIFYMGINLGALFSPLVCGFLAEEYFATNINGVIHYGFKYGFLAAAIGMIIGQLIFNLFGNRYLGDIGKKPVGAPKKTNKETKTKAPLTKQEKQNVAVIFILTCFVIFFWAGFEQAGSSLTLYTDKFVDKSIGGWTMPTSWFQSLNPFFIIVLAPIVSQIWIKLSNSKRGDLPIPAKMGLGMILLGLGFAVLIPAVLQTGSDEQHIVEKANLLFIIFTYFLHTLGELCLSPVGLSMVSKLAPVRLASVLMGVWLAGTGVAQLLAGQLAAFTQSLGYLEIFSLISGVTIGLGLILLLLTKKLVRMMN; this comes from the coding sequence ATGAGTGCATTACCGGAAACACAGACGGTGCAAAATCAGCGCACAAAAATGAAGCATCCACCTGGACTTTATTTATTATTCTTTACAGAGCTTTGGGAACGATTTAGCTATTATGGAATGAGGGCAATTCTTGTTCTTTATTTAACGGCAGAACTTGTCAGCGGCGGATTAGGAATAAAACCAAGCGTCGCAATGACGGTTTATGGAATTTTTACTGGCGCTGTTTATTTCACTCCACTTTTTGGCGGTTATTTGTCTGACCGATTTTTAGGGAGAAGATTGGCGATTACGATTGGCGGTATTACGATGGCGCTCGGTAATATCGTGCTATTTGCCGTCAACAATCAAACAGGGTTATATATCGGATTAATTTTATTAATTATCGGTAATGGTTTCTTTAAACCAAATATTTCAACACTTGTCGGGGAACTTTATGCTCCAAACGATAAACGGAAAGACGCTGCATTCACCATTTTCTATATGGGAATTAACTTAGGGGCATTATTTTCGCCACTCGTATGCGGATTTTTAGCGGAAGAATATTTTGCAACGAACATCAATGGTGTCATCCATTACGGATTTAAATACGGATTTTTAGCTGCTGCGATCGGTATGATTATTGGACAATTAATTTTCAATCTATTTGGAAATCGTTATTTAGGAGATATTGGTAAAAAACCTGTCGGCGCACCAAAGAAAACAAACAAGGAAACAAAAACAAAAGCTCCTTTAACAAAACAAGAAAAACAAAACGTTGCTGTTATTTTTATTTTAACGTGCTTCGTTATTTTCTTCTGGGCTGGATTTGAACAAGCTGGAAGTTCTTTAACACTATATACAGACAAATTTGTAGATAAATCGATCGGCGGCTGGACGATGCCTACTTCTTGGTTCCAATCATTAAACCCATTCTTTATCATCGTGTTGGCACCGATTGTTTCACAAATCTGGATTAAACTTTCGAATTCAAAGCGCGGTGACTTGCCAATTCCAGCAAAAATGGGTCTTGGCATGATTTTACTTGGTCTTGGATTTGCCGTATTAATTCCAGCTGTATTACAAACAGGAAGCGATGAACAACATATCGTCGAAAAAGCGAATTTATTATTCATCATTTTCACTTATTTCCTTCACACGCTCGGTGAACTTTGCTTATCACCAGTTGGATTGTCGATGGTAAGTAAACTTGCACCTGTTCGACTTGCATCGGTGCTAATGGGCGTATGGCTAGCGGGAACTGGTGTCGCGCAATTGTTGGCTGGTCAATTAGCGGCGTTTACCCAATCATTAGGTTATTTGGAAATTTTCAGCTTAATTAGCGGCGTGACCATCGGATTAGGACTTATTTTATTATTGTTGACGAAAAAACTTGTGCGAATGATGAATTAA
- a CDS encoding twin-arginine translocase TatA/TatE family subunit: MNIGFGEIALIVFFALLIFGPKKLPELGQAAGKTLREFKNATKGIIDDEEHKVQK; this comes from the coding sequence TCGGATTTGGCGAAATTGCCCTTATCGTTTTCTTCGCGTTGTTAATTTTTGGACCGAAAAAACTGCCGGAGTTGGGACAAGCGGCGGGAAAAACGCTACGTGAGTTTAAAAACGCGACAAAAGGAATCATCGACGACGAAGAGCACAAAGTACAAAAATAA
- a CDS encoding amino acid permease — METLTKPTADSLAVSHSESGLKRKLKTRHLTMISLGGTIGTGLFLASGGAVHTAGPGGALAAYIAIGIMVYFLMTSLAEMAAYMPVSGSFSTYATKFVDPALGFALGWNYWYNWAITIAAELSAVTMIMKFWFPNSPSLLWSAICLAIMFLLNYLSVKGFGEAEYWFSIIKVVTVIIFLIVSFLMIFGIMGGEAIGFKNFTIEDAPFHGGFMAMLGIFMAAGFSFQGTELLGVAAGETENPKESIPRAIRQVFWRILLFYVLAILAIGLLIPYTDDKLANSDVSVSPFTLVFDRAGIAFAASVMNAVILTAVLSAGNSGMYASTRMLWDLAREGKAPKFLAKLDRRGVPVNALIVTSSLGTLAFLASLFGDGVVYTWLLNASGMSGFIAWLGIAISHYRFRKAYVAQGKSLEDLPYKAKWFPFGPIFAFVLCSIIVLGQNYPAFIGGTIDWYGVLVSYIGLPLFLIVWLGYKFVKKTKVIPLHECDLEQK, encoded by the coding sequence ATGGAAACACTAACAAAACCAACAGCTGACTCGTTAGCTGTTTCGCATTCGGAAAGTGGGCTAAAACGAAAATTAAAAACACGCCATTTAACAATGATCTCCCTTGGCGGCACGATCGGTACAGGGCTCTTTTTAGCCAGCGGCGGAGCGGTGCATACCGCGGGGCCAGGTGGAGCACTTGCAGCTTATATCGCAATCGGCATTATGGTGTATTTTTTAATGACAAGCCTTGCCGAAATGGCTGCCTATATGCCCGTTTCCGGATCCTTCAGCACGTATGCGACGAAATTCGTTGATCCGGCGCTAGGGTTTGCGTTAGGCTGGAATTATTGGTATAACTGGGCGATTACGATTGCGGCGGAACTTTCCGCGGTGACGATGATTATGAAATTTTGGTTTCCAAACAGCCCATCGCTTTTATGGAGCGCGATTTGTTTGGCGATTATGTTTTTATTAAATTATTTATCCGTCAAAGGGTTTGGCGAAGCGGAATATTGGTTTTCCATCATTAAAGTGGTAACGGTAATCATCTTTTTAATTGTCAGCTTCCTCATGATCTTTGGCATCATGGGCGGCGAAGCTATTGGCTTTAAAAACTTTACCATCGAAGATGCACCGTTTCACGGCGGTTTTATGGCAATGCTAGGAATCTTTATGGCGGCGGGATTTTCCTTCCAGGGAACAGAATTGTTAGGCGTCGCTGCTGGCGAAACGGAAAATCCTAAAGAAAGCATTCCCCGTGCTATTCGCCAGGTATTTTGGCGCATTTTGCTGTTTTATGTGCTGGCGATTTTGGCCATCGGTTTGTTAATCCCTTATACAGATGATAAGCTTGCCAACAGCGATGTATCGGTGAGCCCGTTTACGCTTGTGTTCGACAGAGCAGGAATTGCCTTTGCCGCCTCTGTCATGAACGCAGTCATTTTAACTGCCGTATTATCGGCGGGCAACTCCGGCATGTACGCATCGACCCGCATGCTTTGGGACTTGGCCCGCGAAGGAAAGGCGCCGAAATTTTTAGCGAAACTCGATCGACGCGGGGTTCCAGTAAATGCCCTAATTGTTACTTCGTCGCTAGGAACGCTTGCCTTTTTGGCCTCTCTCTTTGGCGATGGAGTGGTTTATACATGGCTGCTTAACGCTTCCGGCATGTCGGGGTTTATCGCTTGGCTTGGCATCGCCATCAGCCATTACCGCTTCCGTAAAGCATATGTGGCACAAGGGAAAAGTCTTGAGGATTTACCGTATAAAGCGAAATGGTTTCCGTTCGGTCCGATCTTTGCCTTTGTTCTTTGCTCCATTATCGTTTTAGGACAAAACTACCCAGCGTTTATAGGCGGGACGATCGACTGGTATGGAGTGCTTGTTTCCTATATCGGGTTACCTCTTTTCCTTATCGTCTGGCTTGGCTATAAGTTCGTGAAAAAAACAAAAGTCATTCCATTGCATGAGTGCGATTTAGAACAAAAATAA